In one window of Pseudodesulfovibrio sediminis DNA:
- a CDS encoding glycosyltransferase family 2 protein, giving the protein MKECKNLAVIIPALNEADTVGDVVKGALRYGCDVFVVDDCSDDATREQALEAGATVLSSPFVTGAWCATQAGLLYAMKKGRYDFFLTMDADGQHDPDSLPQLMERYGETEANMLIGSCPDRGSMGRRLVWRLFIFLTRLKIDDITSGLRLYDRESVKAVLSKEASLYDYQDLGVLLLLRRRGLHCEELPVSMCSRSNGCSRVFRSWSAVAMYMFKTCVSIGADWVTDSKQRDNWREYDGI; this is encoded by the coding sequence ATGAAAGAGTGTAAGAATCTCGCTGTTATTATCCCCGCCCTCAATGAAGCGGACACCGTGGGCGACGTGGTGAAAGGAGCCCTGCGTTACGGGTGCGATGTCTTTGTCGTCGACGATTGCAGCGATGATGCGACCCGTGAACAGGCGCTGGAAGCAGGGGCCACGGTCTTGAGTTCTCCCTTTGTCACCGGTGCCTGGTGCGCTACCCAGGCCGGGCTGTTGTATGCCATGAAAAAAGGCCGGTATGATTTTTTTCTCACCATGGATGCGGACGGACAGCATGACCCTGATTCGCTCCCTCAGTTGATGGAGCGGTACGGGGAAACAGAGGCCAATATGCTTATCGGGAGTTGTCCTGACCGGGGGAGTATGGGCAGACGCCTGGTCTGGCGGTTGTTCATCTTCCTGACACGGTTGAAAATAGACGATATCACATCAGGATTGCGATTGTATGATCGTGAGAGCGTGAAAGCCGTGCTCTCAAAAGAGGCTTCCCTTTACGATTATCAGGACCTGGGCGTCCTGCTCCTGCTCCGCCGGAGGGGGCTGCATTGCGAAGAGCTGCCTGTCTCCATGTGCTCCAGAAGCAACGGCTGTTCGCGGGTTTTCCGTTCGTGGTCAGCGGTCGCCATGTATATGTTCAAGACGTGCGTGTCGATCGGTGCCGATTGGGTCACGGACTCGAAGCAGCGGGACAACTGGAGAGAGTATGATGGTATTTAA
- a CDS encoding DUF2304 domain-containing protein codes for MMVFNLPAAVIALLFAASVLLLVRRQRLGVLHTLWWMVLVAGTLVLGLFPAVADWIGESVGIHYPPVLPIVLALCLLFVKVLTMDMERTRQEMQIRILAQKMAAYEAELQELKGRQSETAAKETDTQR; via the coding sequence ATGATGGTATTTAATCTTCCTGCCGCGGTGATCGCGTTGCTTTTTGCCGCCAGTGTCCTCTTGCTCGTCAGACGGCAGCGTCTGGGCGTACTCCATACCCTGTGGTGGATGGTGTTGGTGGCAGGCACGCTTGTTCTCGGTTTATTCCCAGCCGTTGCCGACTGGATCGGGGAGAGCGTCGGTATTCATTATCCTCCGGTCCTGCCCATTGTTCTGGCCCTTTGTCTTTTGTTCGTGAAAGTGCTGACCATGGATATGGAGAGAACCCGGCAGGAAATGCAGATCCGTATCCTTGCGCAGAAGATGGCTGCATATGAAGCGGAATTGCAGGAACTCAAAGGGCGGCAGTCCGAGACTGCAGCCAAAGAGACTGACACGCAGCGTTAA
- a CDS encoding alpha/beta fold hydrolase, protein MGLRTCATSRMLSVGLLLLAVLWLSGCGRNFQADSFAHDHGFSANLFLGDIFDMQGYLRGEGDVLRVYIEGDGLAWLSRKRPSSDPTPHEATAFVLAAADTSTAVLYLARPCQFVEGENLRNCATSFWTSARFSEQVVADMSLALDQAKVMAGARELELVGYSGGGAVAVLLAARRSDVRAIVTAAGNLDHRFWTAFHGVSPLRHSLNPADVAEQVQGIRQVHIVSRDDSIIPPAEVRSYVDRMSDTSMVRIREIRGIDHDGDWSGAVAAALRDVEQSW, encoded by the coding sequence ATGGGGTTGAGGACGTGTGCCACATCAAGGATGCTTTCGGTCGGGCTGTTGCTGCTGGCCGTGCTCTGGCTCAGTGGGTGTGGTCGAAATTTCCAGGCGGATTCCTTTGCACATGACCACGGCTTTTCCGCGAATCTCTTTCTTGGCGACATCTTTGACATGCAAGGGTATCTGCGCGGAGAAGGGGATGTCTTGCGGGTCTATATCGAAGGAGATGGGCTGGCGTGGCTGTCGCGTAAACGGCCTTCATCGGACCCTACACCACATGAAGCGACCGCATTTGTTCTGGCCGCTGCCGACACCAGCACAGCCGTCCTGTATCTCGCCCGTCCCTGCCAGTTTGTGGAAGGGGAGAACCTGAGAAATTGCGCGACGTCATTCTGGACCTCTGCCCGGTTTTCCGAACAGGTTGTTGCGGATATGTCCCTGGCGCTTGATCAGGCCAAGGTCATGGCCGGGGCTCGCGAGCTTGAGCTGGTGGGGTATTCCGGCGGTGGTGCCGTGGCCGTGCTCCTCGCTGCCCGACGGAGTGACGTGCGTGCCATCGTGACTGCGGCAGGAAATCTGGATCACCGTTTCTGGACGGCATTTCATGGGGTTTCGCCGTTGCGGCATTCATTGAACCCGGCCGATGTGGCCGAACAGGTCCAGGGCATCCGGCAGGTGCATATCGTGAGCCGTGATGATTCCATCATTCCTCCTGCCGAGGTCCGTTCGTACGTCGATCGCATGTCGGATACGAGCATGGTTCGCATCAGGGAAATTCGTGGTATCGACCACGATGGAGACTGGAGCGGGGCTGTGGCCGCTGCCTTGCGGGATGTGGAGCAGTCATGGTGA